ATGTCAAAATAGGCTGTGTATGACCAAAATCGATATCGTACATAACAGGGATTTGTTGCAGTAAAGGATGCTTATCCAAAATAAAATAAAGCTGCTCTTTTGTAACCTTCGAAACATTTTGGAAACGTCCGATTAATAACCCTTTTATGTTGCCTTCTATCTGTAATAACGATGTTAAATCTCTCGCAAATAGCTGTGGGTCGATTAGCTCGTCATCTTCCACAAACAAAATGCTATTGTGTAAATCTGGCATGTATTCGGTCCCCTGCAATAAATTCAAGGTACATAAATTCCCACCGATTAAGTGCCCCGTTGCTTCGCCCTCTGAATAAACCTTCCATTCACCGGCTTCATAAATACGGTTTTCTTGATCGATATACCAAGCATCATCACTCCACTGTTCTGAGGCTTCAAGTAAAAATGGCGTGTCATTCATTAATGCTTGTTGGAAAAATTTTGTTTGATACGCCTGCAAGCCTTCCATATCAAAACTTGAAAAATGAGGGCCAGAATACGTGATGAAGCCACATTTTGTATAAATTGCCGTTGCTAAGGCTGTCACATCGCTAAAACCGCAAAGTATTTTCGGGTTATTTTGGATGAGTTCATAATCAAGATAAGGGAGCAGTTCATTGCTATTAAAGCCACCAATAACAGTTAATATACCTTTTACATTTGGATCTTTAAATGCATCATGTAAATCAGCAATTCGTTCTTCAATTGATGAAGAATTTTGCAGGTCACATACCTCTATATTTTTACCAAAAGTAACTTTAAAGCCTAGCTTTTCTAAGTTCGATTGCGCCTTTACAATTCCTTCTTCTGATAATATTTTTACACTTCGGCTTGGGGCGATTACACGAATTTCATCCCCTACTTGTAATTTATTTGGACTTTTCATTATTTTTTCTCCTTTACACCGACTATTTCAGTCGTTATTTTATCTATCATCGTTGCTACATCTTCTTGCGCAATAACAATATTCGCAAGAGCCTGTTATTAATCGGTCAATCGCTGGTTGAACATCTTCCTTGATTGATTTGCCGTTAAAACAAACTGTTCCACCTCTATCAAAAACAAATATTCATTTCCTTCACTCCTTGCATTTAAGTATAATTATGGAAGAATATATTTGAAAAGGACCGGTGTCCCGTGAAATGACAAAATTTATTGAATTATTCGAACAAATTTATCAATATAAATTCCCAAACAACATTCTAGACAATCTACAAATGCGTACCTATCATGAAAAACAACCTATTTTAATCGTTGGA
The sequence above is a segment of the Solibacillus sp. FSL H8-0523 genome. Coding sequences within it:
- a CDS encoding S66 peptidase family protein produces the protein MKSPNKLQVGDEIRVIAPSRSVKILSEEGIVKAQSNLEKLGFKVTFGKNIEVCDLQNSSSIEERIADLHDAFKDPNVKGILTVIGGFNSNELLPYLDYELIQNNPKILCGFSDVTALATAIYTKCGFITYSGPHFSSFDMEGLQAYQTKFFQQALMNDTPFLLEASEQWSDDAWYIDQENRIYEAGEWKVYSEGEATGHLIGGNLCTLNLLQGTEYMPDLHNSILFVEDDELIDPQLFARDLTSLLQIEGNIKGLLIGRFQNVSKVTKEQLYFILDKHPLLQQIPVMYDIDFGHTQPILTLPIGGKVHVDTKNRQIKLLAF